A part of Drosophila ananassae strain 14024-0371.13 chromosome 2R, ASM1763931v2, whole genome shotgun sequence genomic DNA contains:
- the LOC6507126 gene encoding mucin-5AC isoform X5, translated as MLYSATEKRKLIIKCVLSVVLFNQIVHIHAHSNPRLDKGYGIRDTEFAKNGDISPDENPANQWDSRTKSKDTTNSPNHTTTVDPDESTTSPAKDTTTENADESTTSPPEKTTSEDPDESTTSAPDETTAEDPGESTSSPPKETTTVDPIESTTSPPEESTIGDPEESTTSAPDDTTTEDPDESTTSAPDETTAEDPDESTTSAPDETTAVDPDESTTSAPEETTTEDPDDSTTFAPEETTTEDPDESTTSAPEETTTEDPNESTTSPSEESTTGEPDESTTSAPNDTTTEDPDESTTSAPDETTAEDPDESTTSAPEETTTEDPDESTTSAPDETTAEDPDASTTSAPDGTTAEDPDESTTSAPDETTAEDPDESTTSAPEETTTEDPDESTTSAPDETTAEDPDESTTSAPEETTTEDPDESTTSPSEESTTGDPDESTTSAPNDTTTEDPDDSTTSAPDETTAEDPDDSTTSAPEETTTEDPDESTTSAPDETTAEDPDDSTTSAPEETTTEDPDESTTSAPDETTAEDPDESTTSAPDGTTAEDPDESTTSAPEETTTEDPDESTTSAPDETTAEDPDASTTSAPDGTTAEDPDESTTSAPDETTAEDPDESTTSAPEETTTEDPDESTTSAPDETTAEDPDESTTSAPEETTTEDPDESTTSAPDETTAEDPDESTTSAPDETTAEDPDESTTSAPEETTTEDPDESTTSAPDETTAEDPDESTTSAPEETTTEDPDESTTSAPDETTAEDPDESTTSAPDETTAEDPDESTTSAPDGTTAEDPDESTTSAPEETTTEDPDESTTSAPDETTAEDPDESTTSAPDETTAEDPDVRTTSAPDETTAEDPDESTTSAPDGTTAEDPDESTTSAPEETTTEDPDESTTSAPDETTAEDPDASTTSAPDGTTAEDPDESTTSAPEETTTEDPDESTTSAPDETTAEDPDESTTSAPEETTTEDPDESTTSAPDETTAEDPDESTTSAPDETTAEDPDESTTSAPEETTTEDPDESTTSAPDETTAEDPDESTTSAPEETTTEDPDESTTSAPDETTAEDPDESTTSAPDETTAEDPDESTTSAPDGTTAEDPDESTTSAPEETTTEDPDESTTSAPDETTAEDPDESTTSAPDETTAEDPDVRTTSAPDETTAEDPDESTTSAPDGTTAEDPDESTTSAPEETTTEDTDESTTSAPEETTTEDPDESTTSAPEETTTEDPDESTTSAPEETTTEDTDESTTSAPDETTAEDPDESTTSAPEETTTEDPDESTTSAPDETTADDPDESTTSAPDGTTAEDPDESTTSAAEETTTEDPDESTTSAPDETTTEDPDESTTSAPDETTAEDPDESTTSAPEETTTEDPDESTTSAPDETTAEDPDESTTSAPDGTTAEDPDESTTSAPEETTTEDPDESTTSAPDETTADDPDESTTSAPDGTTAEDPDESTTSAAEETTTEDPDESTTSAPDETTAEDPDESTTSAPEETTTEDPDESTTSAPDETTAEDPDESTTSAPDGTTAEDPDESTTSAPEETTTEDPDESTTSAPDETTAEDPDESTTSAPDETTAEDPDESTTSAPEETTTEDPDESTTSAPEETTTEDPDESTTSAPEETTTEDPDESTTSAPEETTTEDPDESTTSAPEQTSTEDPEESTTSAPDETTAEDPDESTTSVPDETTAEDPDESTTSAPEQTSTEDPEESTTSAPDETTAEDPDESTTSVPDETTAEDPDESTTSVPDETTAEDPDESTTSAPEETTTEDPDERTTSSPDETTAEDPDERTTSAPDETTAQDPDESTTSAPEESTTEDPDESTTSAPEETTTAASDSTKPEQSTASAPTETTTLAPYESTSSAPEESSTAGQDSTEPGQTTTLVPEESPTTRSTSSSSGSETTSIPDTSTSSLPPLSCSSGYPYLPYPSDCRKFIQCSGNVEYIKECPPTLYWDYKNLVCVPDSSGCYGDEGIHEKPAENVCSGGASYVPDPSDCTKFVQCSNGQPFYLQCSPNLYWDPILNVCGWSDEYCHKDKLIDVKVCDAPGMKYDQFPGDCSRYIKCSESGGILMSCNLGLFWNPIENVCEKSKRFCN; from the exons ATGCTCTACAGTGCTACGGAGAAAcggaaattaataataaaatgcgTTTTATCGGTGGTGTTGTTCAACCAAATAGTGCACATTCACGCGCACTCGAATCCTCGTCTGGATAAGGGATACGGGATAAGGGATAcagaatttgcaaaaaatgGGGATATATCGCCCGATGAAAACCCTGCAAATCAGTGGGATTCTAGGACTAAATCAAAAGACACAACCAATTCGCCAAACCACACTACCACAGTAGATCCTGATGAGAGCACCACTTCTCCGGCAAAGGATACAACAACCGAGAATGCTGACGAGAGCACCACATCTCCGCCAGAGAAGACTACCAGCGAGGATCCTGACGAGAGCACAACTTCTGCGCCAGACGAAACAACCGCAGAGGATCCTGGCGAGAGCACCAGTTCTCCACCAAAGGAGACTACCACGGTGGATCCTATAGAGAGCACAACTTCTCCACCTGAGGAATCTACCATAGGGGATCCTGAAGAGAGCACAACTTCTGCTCCAGACGATACTACCACAGAGGATCCTGACGAGAGCACCACTTCTGCTCCAGACGAAACTACCGCCGAGGATCCTGACGAGAGCACCACTTCTGCTCCAGACGAAACTACCGCCGTGGATCCTGACGAGAGCACAACTTCTGCGCCAGAGGAGACTACAACTGAGGATCCTGACGATAGCACCACTTTTGCTCCAGAGGAGACTACAACTGAGGATCCTGACGAGAGCACAACTTCTGCGCCAGAGGAGACTACAACTGAGGATCCTAACGAGAGCACAACTTCTCCATCCGAGGAATCTACCACAGGGGAACCTGATGAGAGCACAACTTCTGCTCCAAACGATACTACCACAGAGGATCCTGACGAGAGCACCACTTCTGCTCCAGACGAAACTACCGCAGAGGATCCTGACGAGAGCACCACTTCTGCGCCAGAGGAGACTACAACTGAGGATCCTGACGAGAGCACAACTTCTGCGCCAGACGAAACTACCGCAGAGGATCCTGACGCGAGCACCACTTCTGCTCCAGACGGAACTACCGCAGAGGATCCTGACGAGAGCACAACTTCTGCGCCAGACGAAACTACCGCAGAGGATCCTGACGAGAGCACCACTTCTGCGCCAGAGGAGACTACAACTGAGGATCCTGACGAGAGCACAACTTCTGCGCCAGACGAAACTACCGCAGAGGATCCTGACGAGAGCACAACTTCTGCGCCAGAGGAGACTACAACTGAGGATCCTGACGAGAGCACAACTTCTCCATCCGAGGAATCTACCACAGGGGATCCTGATGAGAGCACAACTTCTGCTCCAAACGATACTACCACAGAGGATCCTGACGACAGCACAACATCTGCGCCAGACGAAACTACCGCAGAGGATCCTGACGACAGCACAACTTCTGCGCCAGAGGAGACTACAACTGAGGATCCTGACGAGAGCACAACTTCTGCGCCAGACGAAACTACCGCAGAGGATCCTGACGACAGCACCACTTCTGCGCCAGAGGAGACTACAACTGAGGATCCTGACGAGAGCACAACTTCTGCGCCAGACGAAACTACCGCAGAGGATCCTGACGAGAGCACCACTTCTGCTCCAGACGGAACTACCGCAGAGGATCCTGACGAGAGCACAACTTCTGCGCCAGAGGAGACTACAACTGAGGATCCTGACGAGAGCACAACTTCTGCGCCAGACGAAACTACCGCAGAGGATCCTGACGCGAGCACCACTTCTGCTCCAGACGGAACTACCGCAGAGGATCCTGACGAGAGCACAACTTCTGCGCCAGACGAAACTACCGCAGAGGATCCTGACGAGAGCACCACTTCTGCGCCAGAGGAGACTACAACTGAGGATCCTGACGAGAGCACAACTTCTGCGCCAGACGAAACTACCGCAGAGGATCCTGACGAGAGCACAACTTCTGCGCCAGAGGAGACTACAACTGAGGATCCTGACGAGAGCACCACTTCTGCGCCAGACGAAACTACCGCAGAGGATCCTGACGAGAGCACCACTTCTGCGCCAGACGAAACTACCGCAGAGGATCCTGACGAGAGCACAACTTCTGCGCCAGAGGAGACTACAACTGAGGATCCTGACGAGAGCACCACTTCTGCGCCAGACGAAACTACCGCAGAGGATCCTGACGAGAGCACAACTTCTGCGCCAGAGGAGACTACAACTGAGGATCCTGACGAGAGCACAACTTCTGCGCCAGACGAAACTACCGCAGAGGATCCTGACGAGAGCACCACTTCTGCTCCAGACGAAACTACCGCAGAGGATCCTGACGAGAGCACCACTTCTGCTCCAGACGGAACTACCGCAGAGGATCCTGATGAGAGCACAACTTCTGCGCCAGAGGAGACTACAACTGAGGATCCTGACGAGAGCACAACTTCTGCGCCAGACGAAACTACCGCAGAGGATCCTGACGAGAGCACAACTTCTGCTCCAGACGAAACTACCGCAGAGGATCCTGACGTGAGAACAACTTCTGCTCCAGACGAAACTACCGCAGAGGATCCTGACGAGAGCACCACTTCTGCTCCAGACGGAACTACCGCAGAGGATCCTGACGAGAGCACAACTTCTGCGCCAGAGGAGACTACAACTGAGGATCCTGACGAGAGCACAACTTCTGCGCCAGACGAAACTACCGCAGAGGATCCTGACGCGAGCACCACTTCTGCTCCAGACGGAACTACCGCAGAGGATCCTGACGAGAGCACAACTTCTGCGCCAGAGGAGACTACAACTGAGGATCCTGACGAGAGCACAACTTCTGCGCCAGACGAAACTACCGCAGAGGATCCTGACGAGAGCACAACTTCTGCTCCAGAGGAGACTACAACTGAGGATCCTGACGAGAGCACCACTTCTGCGCCAGACGAAACTACCGCAGAGGATCCTGACGAGAGCACCACTTCTGCGCCAGACGAAACTACCGCAGAGGATCCTGACGAGAGCACAACTTCTGCGCCAGAGGAGACTACAACTGAGGATCCTGACGAGAGCACCACTTCTGCGCCAGACGAAACTACCGCAGAGGATCCTGACGAGAGCACAACTTCTGCGCCAGAGGAGACTACAACTGAGGATCCTGACGAGAGCACAACTTCTGCGCCAGACGAAACTACCGCAGAGGATCCTGACGAGAGCACCACTTCTGCTCCAGACGAAACTACCGCAGAGGATCCTGACGAGAGCACCACTTCTGCTCCAGACGGAACTACCGCAGAGGATCCTGATGAGAGCACAACTTCTGCGCCAGAGGAGACTACAACTGAGGATCCTGACGAGAGCACAACTTCTGCGCCAGACGAAACTACCGCAGAGGATCCTGACGAGAGCACAACTTCTGCTCCAGACGAAACTACCGCAGAGGATCCTGACGTGAGAACGACTTCTGCTCCAGACGAAACTACCGCAGAGGATCCTGACGAGAGCACCACTTCTGCTCCAGACGGAACTACCGCAGAGGATCCTGATGAGAGCACAACTTCTGCGCCAGAGGAGACTACAACTGAGGATACTGACGAGAGCACAACTTCTGCGCCAGAGGAGACTACAACTGAGGATCCTGACGAGAGCACAACTTCTGCGCCAGAGGAGACTACAACTGAGGATCCTGACGAGAGCACAACTTCTGCGCCAGAGGAGACTACAACTGAGGATACTGACGAGAGCACAACTTCTGCGCCAGACGAAACTACCGCAGAGGATCCTGATGAGAGCACAACTTCTGCGCCAGAGGAGACTACAACTGAGGATCCTGACGAGAGCACAACTTCTGCGCCAGACGAAACTACCGCAGATGATCCTGACGAGAGCACCACTTCTGCTCCAGACGGAACTACCGCAGAGGATCCTGACGAGAGCACAACTTCTGCGGCAGAGGAGACTACAACTGAGGATCCTGACGAGAGCACAACTTCTGCGCCAGACGAGACTACAACTGAGGATCCTGACGAGAGCACAACTTCTGCGCCAGACGAAACTACCGCAGAGGATCCTGATGAGAGCACAACTTCTGCGCCAGAGGAGACTACAACTGAGGATCCTGACGAGAGCACAACTTCTGCGCCAGACGAAACTACCGCAGAGGATCCTGACGAGAGCACCACTTCTGCTCCAGACGGAACTACCGCAGAGGATCCTGACGAGAGCACAACTTCTGCGCCAGAGGAGACTACAACTGAG GATCCTGACGAGAGCACAACTTCTGCGCCAGACGAAACTACCGCAGATGATCCTGACGAGAGCACCACTTCTGCTCCAGACGGAACTACCGCAGAGGATCCTGACGAGAGCACAACTTCTGCGGCAGAGGAGACTACAACTGAGGATCCTGACGAGAGCACAACTTCTGCGCCAGACGAAACTACCGCAGAGGATCCTGACGAGAGCACAACTTCTGCGCCAGAGGAGACTACAACTGAGGATCCTGACGAGAGCACAACTTCTGCGCCAGACGAAACTACCGCAGAGGATCCTGACGAGAGCACCACTTCTGCTCCAGACGGAACTACCGCAGAGGATCCTGACGAGAGCACAACTTCTGCGCCAGAGGAGACTACAACTGAGGATCCTGACGAGAGCACAACTTCTGCGCCAGACGAAACTACCGCAGAGGATCCTGACGAGAGCACCACTTCTGCTCCAGACGAAACTACCGCAGAGGATCCTGACGAGAGCACAACTTCTGCGCCAGAGGAGACTACAACTGAGGATCCTGACGAGAGCACAACTTCTGCGCCAGAGGAGACTACAACTGAGGATCCTGACGAGAGCACAACTTCTGCGCCAGAGGAGACTACAACTGAGGATCCTGACGAGAGCACAACTTCTGCGCCAGAGGAGACTACAACTGAGGATCCTGACGAGAGCACCACTTCTGCGCCAGAGCAGACTTCAACCGAGGATCCTGAAGAGAGCACAACTTCTGCTCCAGACGAAACTACCGCAGAG GATCCTGACGAGAGCACAACTTCTGTTCCAGACGAAACTACCGCAGAGGATCCTGACGAGAGCACAACTTCTGCGCCAGAGCAGACTTCAACCGAGGATCCTGAAGAGAGCACAACTTCTGCTCCAGACGAAACTACCGCAGAGGATCCTGACGAGAGCACAACTTCTGTTCCAGACGAAACTACCGCAGAGGATCCTGACGAGAGCACAACTTCTGTTCCAGACGAAACTACCGCAGAGGATCCTGACGAGAGCACAACTTCTGCGCCAGAGGAGACTACAACTGAGGATCCTGACGAGAGAACAACTTCTTCGCCAGACGAAACTACCGCAGAGGATCCTGACGAGAGAACTACTTCTGCTCCAGACGAAACTACCGCACAGGATCCTGACGAGAGCACCACTTCGGCACCAGAGGAGAGTACCACCGAGGATCCTGATGAGAGCACAACTTCTGCGCCTGAAGAGACTACTACGGCAGCATCGGATTCAACAAAACCAGAGCAGAGCACCGCTTCTGCGCCAACGGAGACTACTACATTAGCACCATATGAGAGTACATCGTCAGCGCCAGAGGAGTCTTCTACAGCGGGACAGGATTCTACAGAGCCGGGGCAGACCACTACTTTGGTGCCAGAGGAGTCTCCGACCACGCGATCGACTAGTTCCTCTTCCGGTTCCGAAACCACGTCCATACCCGATACGTCGACTTCCTCACTACCACCGCTGTCGTGTAGTAGCGGGTATCCTTACCTGCCGTACCCATCCGATTGTCGCAAGTTTATCCAGTGCAGTGGGAATGTCGAGTACATAAAGGAGTGTCCACCTACACTCTATTGGGACTATAAAAATCTCGTCTGTGTCCCAGATAGCAGCGGGTGTTATGGCGATGAAGGAATCCACGAGAAGCCCGCGGAAAATGTGTGTAGCGGGGGAGCATCATATGTACCTGATCCAAGCGACTGCACAAAGTTCGTCCAATGCAGCAATGGCCAGCCATTCTATCTACAATGTTCTCCGAACCTGTACTGGGATCCCATACTCAATGTCTGCGGCTGGTCGGATGAATACTGTCATAAGGATAAACTTATCGATGTAAAGGTCTGTGATGCGCCAGGCATGAAATATGACCAGTTCCCAGGCGATTGTTCGAGGTACATTAAGTGTTCTGAATCGGGAGGAATCCTGATGAGCTGTAATCTTGGACTATTCTGGAATCCCATTGAAAACGTCTGCGAAAAGTCGAAGAGGTTCTGCAATTGA